The following proteins are co-located in the Streptomyces spinoverrucosus genome:
- a CDS encoding serine/threonine-protein kinase has translation MERLDRGDPRAIGRYRILARIGTGGMATVYLGRSGGGRAVAVKVLRADFAHEPEFRARFRREVEAATAVGGVYSPPVLDADPDAARPWMATEFLPSVTLRDAVEQYGPLPAPSVRRLAAGLAEALAAIHRTGIVHLDVKPANVLLTADGPRLIDFGIAARARSTVPSGSRGFMSPEQMAGSAGPPSDVYSLGATLAYACGEQDAGHVATDETLRTLIADCRRPDPATRPTAAELTALLASVTPRPEATDTAWLPTPVTAAIDRQASTAANPPPPASAPPSRRSLLIGGATVLAAAGGGTAAVLAGTGSETTDEAKKSDKPRNAADPAASPSPSPQPPVKLEFVITGDGPLSTFTYWVNGRPTTLNDVPLTWRRTVEVPREPGSVEWRLRFTFPSGKVRVRVYRDGSQTTDASHPLDSVLGFPDLYPYDVDMSGASAISGPLPGADV, from the coding sequence GTGGAACGGCTTGACCGGGGCGACCCCCGCGCGATCGGGCGCTACCGGATCCTGGCGCGCATCGGCACGGGCGGCATGGCCACCGTGTACCTGGGCCGGTCCGGGGGTGGCAGGGCGGTGGCGGTCAAGGTGCTGCGGGCCGACTTCGCCCACGAGCCGGAATTCCGGGCCAGGTTCCGGCGCGAGGTGGAGGCCGCCACGGCGGTCGGCGGCGTGTACAGCCCGCCCGTGCTCGACGCCGACCCCGATGCCGCGCGGCCCTGGATGGCGACCGAGTTCCTGCCCTCGGTGACCCTGCGCGACGCGGTGGAGCAGTACGGCCCGCTGCCCGCCCCCTCCGTGCGGCGGCTGGCCGCCGGTCTCGCCGAGGCACTCGCCGCGATCCACCGCACCGGCATCGTCCATCTGGACGTCAAACCGGCGAACGTGCTGCTGACCGCCGACGGCCCACGCCTGATCGACTTCGGCATCGCCGCCCGCGCCCGATCCACCGTCCCCTCGGGCTCCCGCGGCTTCATGTCCCCGGAGCAGATGGCCGGTTCCGCCGGACCGCCCAGCGACGTCTACTCGCTCGGCGCCACGCTCGCCTACGCCTGCGGTGAGCAGGACGCAGGCCATGTCGCCACCGACGAGACCCTGCGCACCCTCATCGCCGACTGCCGGCGTCCCGACCCGGCCACCCGCCCCACCGCCGCCGAACTGACCGCGCTGCTCGCCTCCGTGACACCCCGTCCGGAGGCCACGGACACCGCCTGGCTACCGACACCGGTGACGGCGGCGATCGACCGGCAGGCGAGCACCGCCGCCAACCCACCGCCGCCCGCGTCCGCGCCACCGAGCCGGCGCTCGCTGCTGATCGGGGGCGCCACCGTCCTGGCCGCGGCCGGAGGCGGGACGGCGGCCGTACTCGCCGGCACCGGAAGCGAGACCACGGACGAGGCGAAGAAATCCGACAAGCCCCGGAACGCCGCCGACCCTGCGGCCTCCCCGTCGCCCTCGCCGCAACCCCCGGTCAAGCTGGAGTTCGTCATCACCGGCGACGGCCCGCTGAGCACGTTCACCTACTGGGTCAACGGCCGCCCCACCACGTTGAACGACGTCCCGCTGACCTGGCGGCGGACCGTGGAGGTGCCGCGCGAGCCGGGCAGCGTCGAGTGGCGGCTGCGCTTCACCTTCCCCTCGGGCAAGGTCAGGGTCCGCGTGTACCGGGACGGCAGCCAGACCACCGACGCGAGCCACCCGCTCGATTCCGTCCTCGGCTTCCCCGACCTCTACCCGTACGACGTGGACATGAGCGGCGCCAGCGCCATCTCGGGACCCCTCCCCGGCGCCGACGTCTAA
- a CDS encoding metallophosphoesterase family protein, protein MIRIAAVGDIHMGPDSQGVLRPAFETLPDCADVLLLAGDLTRHGTAEEARVVAREITDLGVPVVAVLGNHDHHDDRPQEVTAILEDAGARVLEGQATVVAADGSRIGVAGTKGFGGGFVGRSAGEFGEPLMKEFVRYSRRCADGLRSALEQLAGEDCDVRVALTHFSPVPETLAGEPLEIYPFLGSYLLAEAIDTAGADLAVHGHAHAGTEHGMTSGGVRVRNVAQPVIGRAFHVYHVPVGARLV, encoded by the coding sequence ATGATCCGGATCGCCGCCGTCGGGGACATCCACATGGGTCCTGACAGCCAGGGCGTGCTGCGCCCGGCGTTCGAAACGCTGCCCGACTGTGCCGACGTCCTGCTGCTGGCCGGGGACCTCACCCGGCACGGCACCGCGGAGGAGGCCCGGGTGGTGGCCCGGGAGATCACGGACCTCGGCGTGCCCGTCGTCGCCGTGCTGGGCAACCACGACCACCACGACGACCGTCCGCAGGAGGTCACGGCGATCCTGGAGGACGCCGGCGCCCGCGTGCTGGAGGGGCAGGCCACGGTCGTCGCCGCCGACGGGAGCCGCATCGGGGTGGCCGGCACGAAGGGGTTCGGGGGCGGCTTCGTGGGGCGCAGCGCCGGTGAGTTCGGTGAGCCGCTGATGAAGGAGTTCGTGCGGTACTCGCGCCGGTGCGCCGACGGGCTGCGTTCGGCGTTGGAGCAGCTGGCCGGCGAGGACTGTGACGTGCGGGTGGCGCTGACGCACTTCTCCCCCGTGCCGGAGACGCTGGCCGGTGAGCCGCTGGAGATCTATCCGTTCCTCGGCAGCTATCTGCTGGCCGAGGCGATCGACACCGCGGGCGCCGACCTCGCCGTGCACGGGCACGCGCACGCCGGCACGGAGCACGGCATGACAAGCGGCGGCGTTCGCGTACGCAATGTGGCGCAGCCGGTGATCGGCCGGGCGTTCCACGTCTACCACGTGCCGGTGGGCGCGCGGCTGGTGTAG
- a CDS encoding nucleotidyltransferase family protein, with protein MVQNGDDATLAPRAQGPGLRLAAQPSESRPGPEEGRELPRDRNQAILEAAKQVGTLLKRGGHDFALAGSVAAYAHGASENLQHDADFCIRPGDADAVAATLRDAGLPVRTPPEDWLLKSTCFGQDIDIIFELAHRPVSTGMLDRAQEIPVDSVRMPVLAPTDLLASLIAAFSEHHCDFGAVLPIARALREKVDWERIRRDIGDEPMAAAFLFLLERLNVITPREEQP; from the coding sequence ATGGTGCAGAACGGCGATGACGCGACGCTCGCCCCACGTGCCCAGGGACCCGGTCTCCGGTTGGCGGCGCAGCCGTCCGAGAGCCGGCCCGGGCCGGAAGAGGGGCGTGAGCTGCCCCGGGATCGCAACCAGGCGATTCTCGAAGCCGCCAAGCAGGTCGGCACCCTGCTCAAGCGGGGCGGGCACGACTTCGCGCTGGCGGGCAGTGTGGCCGCCTACGCACACGGGGCCAGCGAGAACCTCCAGCACGACGCCGACTTCTGCATCCGGCCCGGGGACGCCGACGCGGTCGCGGCCACGCTGCGCGACGCCGGGCTGCCGGTGCGCACGCCGCCGGAGGACTGGCTGCTGAAGTCGACGTGCTTCGGGCAGGACATCGACATCATCTTCGAGCTGGCGCACCGGCCGGTCTCGACGGGCATGCTGGACCGGGCGCAGGAGATCCCGGTGGATTCGGTGCGGATGCCGGTGCTGGCGCCCACCGACCTGCTGGCCAGCCTGATCGCCGCGTTCTCCGAGCACCACTGCGACTTCGGCGCGGTCCTGCCGATCGCCCGCGCGCTGCGCGAGAAGGTCGACTGGGAGCGGATCCGGAGGGACATCGGGGACGAGCCGATGGCCGCCGCCTTCCTGTTCCTGCTCGAACGGCTGAACGTGATCACTCCACGGGAGGAGCAGCCATGA
- a CDS encoding BON domain-containing protein, whose amino-acid sequence MTGPDAQGTPGAAAPEHLEYRVAHLRDRLAAGDLGELGVRIEVRGEAVLLTGAVPSARCRDDVRRLAEEALAGLPVHYDLVVTDSSSPDHAEELA is encoded by the coding sequence ATGACCGGTCCCGACGCACAGGGCACCCCCGGCGCCGCGGCCCCCGAGCACCTGGAGTACCGCGTCGCCCACCTCCGTGACCGGCTCGCCGCCGGGGACCTCGGTGAGCTGGGCGTGCGGATCGAGGTGCGCGGCGAGGCGGTGCTGCTCACCGGCGCCGTGCCCTCCGCCCGCTGCCGTGACGACGTACGCCGACTCGCCGAGGAGGCGCTGGCCGGGCTGCCCGTGCACTACGACCTCGTGGTCACCGACTCGTCCTCGCCCGATCACGCGGAGGAACTCGCATGA
- a CDS encoding carbohydrate-binding protein, which produces MVHRHAATGRRSALIAVGTLLLSGICSTAAAEPPPAAGPPPSATQTLGADRPSAQVLRAMQRDLGLTGQQAAARLVNEAEAGTRAGRLRLALGERFAGAWLSGATSDTLTVATTSTTDMATIQGQGAKATVVKASLADLAAVTGKLDKAASRVNTRNAPLWYVDVPRNRVVVEAASRTAAAAFVRAAGVDAERVHVRVTANRPQLLEDVTGGDAYYINGSARCSVGFSVTKGEEQGFATAGHCGDPGSRTTGYNQADQGTFQASTFPGKDMAWVAVNDNWTATADVKGESGETVQMGGSVEALVGASVCRSGSTTGWHCGTIQQHGTSVSYAEGVVNGLTRTTVCAEPGDSGGPYVSGSQAQGLTSGGTGDCTSGGTTFYQPINAVLSDFGLTLKTASAGSGAPDQQDGGETDGWATGRVYPVGATVTHGGVRYQCLQSHQAQGAWTPAATPALWQRV; this is translated from the coding sequence ATGGTGCACAGACATGCCGCGACCGGGCGCCGTTCGGCCCTGATCGCGGTCGGCACGTTGTTGCTGAGCGGGATCTGTTCGACCGCGGCGGCCGAGCCCCCTCCCGCGGCGGGACCGCCGCCCTCGGCGACGCAGACGCTCGGGGCCGACAGACCGTCGGCGCAGGTGCTGCGCGCGATGCAGCGCGACCTCGGTCTGACCGGGCAGCAGGCGGCGGCGCGGCTGGTGAACGAGGCGGAGGCGGGCACGCGTGCGGGTCGTCTCCGCCTCGCGCTGGGCGAGCGCTTCGCCGGGGCCTGGCTGAGCGGTGCCACCTCGGACACGCTGACGGTCGCGACCACCAGCACGACGGACATGGCCACCATCCAGGGGCAGGGCGCGAAGGCCACGGTCGTCAAGGCGTCCCTGGCCGACCTCGCGGCCGTCACGGGCAAGCTGGACAAGGCCGCGTCCCGCGTCAACACGCGCAACGCGCCGTTGTGGTACGTCGACGTGCCGAGGAACCGGGTCGTGGTCGAGGCCGCGAGCAGGACCGCCGCCGCCGCCTTCGTCAGGGCCGCCGGAGTCGACGCCGAGCGGGTGCACGTGAGGGTGACGGCGAACCGGCCGCAGCTGTTGGAGGACGTCACCGGCGGCGACGCCTACTACATCAACGGCTCGGCCCGCTGCTCGGTCGGCTTCTCGGTCACCAAGGGCGAGGAGCAGGGCTTCGCGACCGCCGGTCACTGCGGCGATCCGGGCAGCCGGACCACCGGCTACAACCAGGCCGATCAGGGCACCTTCCAGGCCTCCACGTTCCCCGGCAAGGACATGGCGTGGGTCGCCGTGAACGACAACTGGACCGCCACCGCCGACGTCAAGGGTGAGAGCGGCGAGACCGTGCAGATGGGCGGTTCGGTCGAGGCGCTGGTCGGGGCGTCGGTGTGCCGTTCCGGCTCCACCACGGGCTGGCACTGCGGCACGATCCAGCAGCACGGCACGAGCGTCAGCTACGCCGAGGGCGTCGTCAACGGGCTGACCCGGACGACGGTGTGCGCCGAGCCGGGCGACTCCGGTGGCCCGTACGTCTCGGGCTCCCAGGCGCAGGGCCTGACCTCCGGCGGCACCGGTGACTGCACGAGCGGTGGCACCACGTTCTACCAGCCGATCAACGCGGTCCTCAGCGACTTCGGGCTGACCCTGAAGACGGCGTCCGCCGGGTCCGGGGCGCCGGACCAGCAGGACGGCGGCGAAACCGACGGCTGGGCCACCGGCCGCGTCTACCCCGTCGGGGCCACCGTGACCCACGGCGGTGTCCGTTACCAGTGCCTGCAGTCCCACCAGGCGCAGGGTGCCTGGACGCCGGCCGCCACGCCGGCGCTGTGGCAGCGCGTGTGA
- a CDS encoding FUSC family protein → MAFVAPWVAVVLVESTVYRSVAHGLQQLAAIAVGTVAATAGVLALGNAMAAMALVLPVAVLLGSWRQLGSQGVYAATGALFVLTDPNVGVIGSGARIAEAVFGALVGIAVNALIRPPVYLRDTRAALEDAAGESHDILTSVAEGIREEEWEARRAELLHERALRLSRLVDQARSSLGWSRESLRVNPLHRRSRPSPGQAYDDAVAVLDYVAVHTSGVTRTVMEAAERKRGATRPDPGIAGPYADFLQRAAKAIHLYARTRFGDGSEDELREAVGKLDRALNALREQLPGSVPYDAEALAIHGALLAQASRLAEQLPRDERPRE, encoded by the coding sequence ATGGCGTTCGTGGCGCCCTGGGTGGCGGTCGTCCTGGTGGAGTCCACCGTGTACCGGTCGGTGGCGCACGGACTGCAGCAGCTGGCGGCCATCGCGGTCGGCACGGTGGCGGCCACCGCGGGCGTGCTGGCGCTCGGGAACGCGATGGCCGCGATGGCCCTGGTCCTGCCGGTGGCGGTGCTCCTGGGCAGCTGGCGGCAACTGGGCAGCCAGGGCGTCTACGCCGCCACCGGAGCACTGTTCGTCCTCACCGACCCGAACGTCGGTGTCATCGGCTCGGGTGCCCGGATCGCCGAGGCCGTCTTCGGCGCGCTGGTGGGCATCGCGGTCAACGCGCTGATCCGCCCGCCGGTGTATCTGCGCGACACCCGGGCCGCCCTCGAGGACGCGGCGGGCGAGTCGCACGACATCCTGACCTCCGTCGCCGAAGGGATCCGCGAGGAGGAATGGGAGGCGCGGCGCGCCGAGTTGCTGCACGAACGGGCGTTGCGCCTGAGCCGACTGGTCGACCAGGCCCGCTCCTCCCTGGGCTGGAGCCGGGAGAGCCTGCGCGTCAACCCGCTCCACCGGCGCTCGCGCCCCTCGCCCGGCCAGGCCTACGACGACGCCGTCGCCGTCCTCGACTACGTCGCCGTCCACACCTCCGGCGTGACCCGCACCGTCATGGAGGCCGCCGAGCGGAAACGCGGCGCGACCCGGCCCGATCCCGGAATCGCCGGCCCGTACGCGGACTTCCTGCAGCGCGCCGCCAAAGCCATCCATCTGTACGCCCGGACCCGCTTCGGCGACGGATCCGAGGACGAACTGCGCGAGGCCGTCGGGAAACTCGACCGGGCCCTGAACGCGCTGCGGGAACAGCTGCCGGGGTCGGTTCCGTACGACGCCGAGGCGCTGGCCATCCATGGCGCGCTGCTGGCACAGGCGAGCCGCCTGGCCGAGCAGTTGCCCCGGGACGAGCGACCGCGGGAGTGA
- a CDS encoding outer membrane protein assembly factor BamB family protein translates to MQPLRPDDPERVGGHRLLARLGAGGMGVVYLGRTPGGRLAAVKLVHEHFGADAHYRARFRREVAAARTVTGTFTAPVLDADPDAAVPWLAMEYLPGLSLREAVESFGALPSPALRLLAAALAEALAGIHRAGLAHRDLKPRNVMLTASGPRLIDFGIARPLDATAITQPGALLGTPGFMSPEQASGGLAGPAGDVFSLGAVLAYTATGRPPFDAADRAATLERVRLARADLDGIKDRRLRSLVAACLRREPEHRLSAVALLDRLGEPADMVYGTGWLPAPLAEAIDRRSARARPEPHAPAPPAEAIDRRSTRPQPEPHAAAPVAEALHSETTADPDAVTADAPEARTTGPSRPPDRRKLLMAVAAVPVAIGAAVVLAEKLLPEEGHPASRPSGRASPSRSATVRPPVATRRWRRKALDDTSYPDLYPAGDVVLAANSGRSDVHALDARTGRILWSRAATTSGPADHIATGPEAVYLFDARDGDSTEEYVLRAVNPVSGSVRWTSRVPFFPWGTAATASVLCVAVHNEVRALDVKDGRRRWTAQATGMSLTARAELAVASGERVMTGLDAGSGRIRWRYEMPESPLSTLVSDGMVFTSDTLGTLYAVHADDGKAAWKHAFDYRSSARHAGSGMVYVSEPDGRIRAFQARTGKQAWSRRPGRDGTSSGESQTLGVSDGTLWIQGPDQTVYALDTADGSTLWTYGALATVGSVTDHGSGALAVAGLVLLGTDGGHVEAVSPPSPTKGTARGTA, encoded by the coding sequence GTGCAGCCGCTGAGGCCAGATGATCCGGAACGAGTGGGCGGCCATCGGCTGCTGGCCCGGCTCGGCGCGGGCGGGATGGGCGTCGTGTACCTGGGGCGAACGCCGGGCGGACGACTCGCCGCGGTCAAGCTGGTGCACGAGCACTTCGGCGCCGACGCCCACTACCGTGCCCGCTTCCGCCGCGAGGTGGCCGCCGCCCGCACGGTGACGGGCACGTTCACCGCCCCGGTGCTGGACGCCGACCCGGACGCCGCCGTGCCGTGGCTGGCCATGGAGTACCTGCCGGGGCTGTCCCTGCGGGAGGCCGTCGAGTCCTTCGGCGCACTGCCCTCACCCGCGCTGCGCCTACTGGCCGCCGCCCTCGCCGAGGCGCTCGCCGGCATCCACCGCGCGGGCCTCGCCCACCGGGACCTCAAGCCCCGCAACGTCATGCTGACCGCGAGCGGCCCCCGCCTCATCGACTTCGGGATCGCCCGGCCGCTCGACGCCACCGCGATCACTCAACCCGGCGCCTTGCTCGGCACCCCCGGCTTCATGTCGCCCGAACAGGCATCAGGCGGCCTCGCCGGTCCCGCCGGTGACGTTTTCTCCCTCGGCGCGGTCCTGGCGTACACGGCGACGGGGCGGCCCCCCTTCGACGCCGCCGACAGGGCGGCCACCCTCGAACGCGTCCGGCTCGCGCGCGCGGATCTCGACGGCATCAAGGATCGCCGTCTGCGTTCCCTCGTCGCGGCCTGCCTGCGTCGCGAACCGGAGCACCGCCTGTCCGCCGTCGCGCTGCTGGACCGGCTGGGCGAGCCCGCCGACATGGTGTACGGCACCGGGTGGCTCCCGGCACCGCTGGCGGAGGCGATCGACCGGCGCTCGGCACGCGCCCGACCCGAGCCGCACGCCCCCGCACCGCCGGCGGAGGCGATCGACCGGCGCTCGACACGCCCCCAACCGGAGCCGCACGCCGCCGCCCCGGTGGCGGAGGCGCTGCACAGTGAGACGACCGCCGATCCCGACGCCGTCACGGCAGACGCCCCCGAGGCCCGCACGACCGGGCCCTCCCGCCCCCCGGACCGCCGCAAGCTGCTCATGGCCGTGGCCGCCGTCCCCGTGGCGATTGGGGCCGCCGTCGTGCTGGCGGAGAAGCTGCTGCCGGAGGAAGGGCACCCGGCGTCGCGTCCCTCGGGCCGGGCGTCACCGTCCCGCTCGGCCACCGTCCGCCCCCCCGTGGCCACCCGGCGGTGGCGGAGGAAGGCCCTCGACGACACGAGCTACCCGGACCTCTACCCGGCCGGTGACGTCGTCCTCGCCGCGAACAGCGGCCGGAGCGACGTCCACGCCCTCGATGCACGCACCGGCAGAATCCTGTGGTCACGCGCCGCCACCACCTCCGGCCCCGCCGACCACATCGCGACCGGCCCGGAAGCGGTGTACCTGTTCGACGCCCGCGACGGGGACAGCACGGAGGAATACGTCCTTCGCGCCGTCAATCCGGTCTCCGGATCCGTCCGGTGGACGTCCCGCGTGCCCTTCTTCCCCTGGGGCACGGCGGCCACCGCCTCGGTCCTCTGCGTCGCGGTGCACAACGAGGTGCGAGCCCTGGACGTCAAGGACGGCCGACGGCGCTGGACAGCCCAGGCCACCGGGATGTCCCTCACGGCCCGCGCCGAACTCGCGGTGGCTTCGGGTGAGCGCGTCATGACCGGCCTCGACGCGGGCAGCGGCCGGATCCGGTGGAGGTACGAAATGCCGGAGTCCCCGTTGTCCACGCTCGTCAGTGACGGCATGGTCTTCACCAGCGACACCCTCGGCACCCTGTACGCGGTCCACGCGGACGACGGGAAGGCCGCCTGGAAACACGCGTTCGACTACCGCAGTTCGGCGCGTCACGCGGGGAGCGGCATGGTCTACGTGAGCGAGCCGGACGGCCGGATCCGCGCCTTCCAGGCACGGACGGGCAAGCAGGCCTGGTCACGTCGGCCCGGCCGGGACGGCACGTCGTCCGGCGAGTCGCAGACGCTCGGCGTGTCCGACGGCACGCTCTGGATCCAGGGCCCCGACCAGACGGTGTACGCCCTCGACACCGCCGACGGCAGCACCCTGTGGACGTACGGTGCCCTCGCGACCGTCGGCTCGGTCACCGACCACGGCTCCGGAGCGCTCGCCGTCGCCGGTCTCGTACTCCTCGGCACCGACGGCGGACACGTCGAGGCCGTGAGCCCACCCAGCCCTACGAAGGGAACCGCACGTGGAACGGCTTGA
- a CDS encoding DUF6895 family protein — MTATTVRRSRRVEQVAEAALAWVSAHRDQFALGEDALAVDGQVNASWKPLGELAQVCATVTRTTPRTDPLHACARDLLTFAWQQTGHGELFLRLQRLEPFATYPLEVYAALASAGLRHEAYEAATAVVARTRSWQLTEQRPTRRLGVLNAERHSGIPAHDQWSRALGRTWLGGLPEPWTFERATGYALTHVVFHLTDWGRADGGLPPQLASYLTDWLPAWLDTCVEARMWDLSCELLAVAGSMPEPPPGTRDAWPHIAAAQLPTGALPEEDGHDRDDFAHCYHSTLMAAFAAALTLRHTGRDQQEVLR, encoded by the coding sequence GTGACCGCCACGACGGTGCGGCGGAGTCGGCGCGTCGAGCAGGTCGCCGAGGCCGCGCTCGCCTGGGTCTCGGCACATCGCGACCAGTTCGCCCTGGGTGAGGACGCGTTGGCCGTCGACGGACAGGTCAACGCCAGCTGGAAGCCGCTCGGCGAACTGGCCCAGGTCTGCGCCACCGTGACCCGCACCACCCCGCGCACGGACCCGCTGCACGCGTGCGCCCGCGACCTGCTGACGTTCGCCTGGCAACAGACCGGGCACGGCGAGCTGTTCCTCCGGCTCCAACGACTGGAACCCTTCGCGACCTACCCGCTGGAGGTGTACGCCGCCCTGGCCTCGGCGGGCCTGCGGCACGAGGCCTACGAAGCGGCCACGGCCGTCGTGGCCCGCACCCGGAGCTGGCAACTCACCGAACAGCGACCCACCCGACGCCTCGGCGTGCTCAACGCCGAGCGGCACAGCGGCATCCCGGCGCACGACCAGTGGTCCCGGGCGCTCGGCCGCACCTGGCTGGGCGGACTGCCGGAACCCTGGACCTTCGAACGCGCCACCGGATACGCCCTCACCCACGTCGTCTTCCACCTCACCGACTGGGGACGCGCCGACGGCGGCCTGCCGCCGCAACTGGCGTCCTACCTCACCGACTGGCTCCCCGCCTGGCTCGACACCTGCGTGGAGGCCCGGATGTGGGACCTGAGCTGCGAACTCCTCGCCGTGGCCGGAAGCATGCCCGAACCACCGCCCGGCACGCGCGACGCCTGGCCCCACATCGCGGCGGCGCAGCTCCCCACGGGCGCCCTCCCGGAGGAGGACGGCCACGACAGGGACGACTTCGCCCACTGCTACCACTCCACCCTCATGGCCGCTTTCGCCGCCGCCCTGACCCTCCGGCACACCGGCCGAGACCAGCAGGAGGTGCTCCGATGA
- a CDS encoding DUF6895 family protein gives MTDTRLMHHVGVAAIEWLWTHRDGFRLETDVDPEVGFLDRFKPIGELALICKVLFREGVAGSQQAQMARQLLDHTWRDTLDGGRMLVRGQRIEPISPIPFEVYLPFRELGYSQPDVERAAVLNHRLNSWSTAPMTATRRLGLSAFQRRFGLPPRPPEADVAGTTWLSRTPEPWTVEGHIAYDVTHTVFHLTDWGEHPDRLPPRIADYLATWLPVWLDDWLDLRRWDLLGELLVVDACLPRPTLDPRAWAGFAAAQQPDGAMPALRTMPDGRPDEVFDLVYHPTLVAAFASVLATSRALSELAHAS, from the coding sequence ATGACCGACACCCGCCTGATGCACCACGTCGGAGTCGCCGCCATCGAGTGGCTGTGGACCCACCGCGACGGCTTCCGGCTGGAAACCGACGTCGACCCCGAAGTGGGTTTCCTGGACCGCTTCAAGCCCATCGGTGAACTCGCCCTGATCTGCAAGGTGCTGTTCCGCGAGGGTGTGGCCGGTTCACAACAGGCACAGATGGCACGTCAGTTGCTCGACCACACCTGGCGCGACACCCTGGACGGCGGCCGCATGCTCGTACGCGGCCAGCGGATCGAACCGATCTCGCCCATCCCGTTCGAGGTGTACCTGCCGTTCCGGGAACTCGGCTACAGCCAGCCCGACGTGGAGCGGGCCGCCGTACTGAACCACCGCCTCAACAGCTGGTCCACGGCCCCCATGACCGCGACCCGCCGGCTCGGCCTGTCCGCCTTCCAGCGCCGCTTCGGCCTGCCGCCGCGCCCGCCCGAGGCCGACGTCGCCGGCACCACCTGGCTGTCGCGCACCCCGGAACCGTGGACCGTCGAGGGCCACATCGCGTACGACGTCACCCACACCGTGTTCCACCTCACCGACTGGGGAGAGCACCCCGACCGGCTGCCGCCCCGCATCGCCGACTACCTGGCCACCTGGCTGCCGGTGTGGCTCGACGACTGGCTGGACCTGCGGCGCTGGGACCTGCTCGGCGAACTTCTCGTCGTCGACGCCTGCCTGCCCCGCCCCACCCTGGACCCGCGCGCGTGGGCCGGATTCGCCGCCGCCCAGCAGCCGGACGGGGCGATGCCCGCGCTGCGGACGATGCCCGACGGCCGCCCCGACGAGGTGTTCGACCTCGTGTACCACCCCACACTGGTAGCCGCGTTCGCCTCCGTACTGGCCACCTCCCGGGCCCTGAGCGAACTGGCGCACGCGTCATGA
- a CDS encoding serine hydrolase domain-containing protein, which yields MSGARTPWPGAPYDTEPRLATLDPPLDVPTVTAHDDERLTRQLEAAVTASDAPDVVFAASRHGRRILRSGGTAPTPPQLREDLRYEIGSATKTYTGLLLTHLVDSGRLTGGEPAVTLLDPGRDAGTAPVTLAHLMTHTSGLPALPRDFYVRALPAWHTNPYARYPAARVVDAFLRHHPRHRPGVRWHYSNFGVAVLGHALAPATGASWQDLLTEHVLRPLRLHATALRPDGPQLDAVGHTKDGSSTVPAFDAGGFPAAGAVRATPHDLLTFLEAHLDPGDAPPAGALRAVRTPVLRRGLGHRHVHTVAWFRHPTAEGGPMYFHSGATLGQQAFLGFRPDTATAVAALCTRRFRAGDPFVSAAYALLAED from the coding sequence ATGAGCGGGGCCCGCACACCGTGGCCCGGGGCACCGTACGACACGGAGCCACGGCTCGCCACGCTGGACCCGCCACTGGACGTGCCGACGGTCACGGCGCACGACGACGAACGGCTCACGCGGCAACTGGAGGCCGCGGTCACCGCCTCCGACGCACCCGACGTCGTCTTCGCCGCCTCCCGCCACGGCCGCCGCATCCTCCGCTCCGGCGGCACCGCCCCGACCCCGCCCCAGCTCCGCGAGGACCTGCGCTACGAGATCGGCTCGGCGACCAAGACCTACACCGGCCTACTGCTCACCCACCTGGTCGACAGCGGCCGACTGACCGGCGGCGAGCCCGCCGTCACCCTCCTCGACCCCGGCCGGGACGCCGGCACAGCCCCGGTGACACTCGCCCACCTGATGACGCACACGTCCGGTCTCCCGGCCCTGCCACGGGATTTCTACGTCCGCGCCCTGCCCGCCTGGCACACCAACCCCTACGCCCGCTACCCGGCCGCCCGGGTCGTCGACGCGTTCCTGCGCCACCACCCCCGGCACCGGCCCGGCGTCCGCTGGCACTACTCCAACTTCGGCGTCGCCGTCCTCGGCCACGCCCTCGCCCCGGCCACGGGCGCCTCCTGGCAGGACCTGCTCACCGAGCACGTCCTGCGCCCCCTGCGCCTGCACGCCACCGCCCTGCGGCCCGACGGCCCCCAGCTGGACGCCGTCGGTCACACCAAGGACGGCTCCTCCACGGTCCCCGCCTTCGACGCGGGTGGCTTCCCCGCGGCGGGCGCCGTCCGGGCCACCCCGCACGACCTGCTCACCTTCCTGGAAGCCCACCTCGACCCCGGCGACGCCCCGCCGGCAGGTGCCCTGCGCGCGGTCCGCACGCCCGTGCTGCGGCGCGGGCTGGGTCACCGGCACGTCCACACCGTGGCGTGGTTTCGCCACCCCACCGCCGAGGGCGGCCCGATGTACTTCCACAGCGGCGCGACCCTCGGCCAGCAGGCCTTCCTCGGCTTCCGGCCGGACACCGCGACAGCGGTCGCGGCACTGTGCACCCGCCGCTTCCGCGCCGGGGACCCGTTCGTGTCCGCGGCGTACGCACTGCTCGCCGAGGACTAG